The proteins below are encoded in one region of Mycobacterium shinjukuense:
- a CDS encoding dodecin: MSNHTYRVIEIVGTSPDGVDAAIRGGLARAAQTMRGLDWFEVESIRGHLVDGGIGHVQVTMKVGFRLEDS; this comes from the coding sequence ATGAGCAACCACACCTACCGCGTGATCGAGATTGTCGGGACCTCTCCCGACGGCGTCGACGCGGCCATCCGCGGCGGGCTGGCCCGGGCGGCGCAGACGATGCGCGGCCTGGACTGGTTCGAGGTGGAGTCGATTCGTGGCCACCTGGTGGACGGAGGTATCGGACATGTCCAGGTGACGATGAAAGTCGGCTTCCGCCTAGAAGATTCGTAG
- the rfbH gene encoding lipopolysaccharide biosynthesis protein RfbH: protein MPRRPGGVFGAAAYYRNRTRSRRSLISRIGTDGLAEDGLEDDREDILAAVRDYAKRKLATSEFVPGVTPVPVSGKVLDPEDFAALVDASLDGWLTAGRFHPLFERALARYVGARDAVFVNSGSSANLCALSALTSPKLGKNKKRFGKRPLEPGDEVLTVASGFPTTVNPIIQNRLRPVVVDIELGTYDAIPERLREAVGPKTRAIMMAHTLGNPFDLDTVQELCDQHGLWLVEDSCDALGSTYDGKRTGSFGDTATVSFYPAHHITTGEGGAVFVKSALVRKQVESFRDWGRDCYCAPGKDNTCQKRFEWQLGDLPKGYDHKYIYSHIGYNLKATDMQAALGLSQLAKLDGFVQARKENFDYLTARLSGIEGLILPVATAKSNPSWFGFPITLHPEHPVDRTKFMQFLDERKIGFRQLFAGNLVKQPAYRDVDFRMVGDLTNTDIVMNRTFWVGTFPGLTRPMLDFVADSIGEYMARAAR from the coding sequence ATGCCGCGACGGCCCGGCGGGGTTTTCGGGGCCGCCGCATACTATAGGAATCGCACACGCTCGAGGAGATCTCTCATTTCACGAATCGGTACCGATGGGTTAGCGGAGGACGGGCTCGAGGACGATCGCGAGGACATCCTCGCGGCGGTTCGCGACTACGCCAAGCGCAAGCTTGCGACATCCGAGTTCGTCCCCGGCGTCACGCCGGTCCCGGTGTCGGGCAAGGTGCTGGACCCGGAGGATTTCGCCGCGCTGGTCGACGCGTCGTTGGACGGTTGGCTGACCGCCGGCCGGTTCCATCCGCTCTTCGAGCGTGCGCTCGCCCGTTACGTGGGAGCCCGCGACGCGGTCTTCGTCAACAGCGGGTCCAGCGCCAACCTGTGTGCGCTGAGCGCCCTGACCAGCCCCAAGCTGGGCAAGAACAAGAAACGGTTCGGCAAGCGGCCGCTGGAACCCGGTGACGAGGTGCTGACCGTGGCGTCGGGATTTCCCACCACCGTCAACCCGATCATCCAGAACCGGCTGCGCCCGGTCGTGGTCGACATCGAGCTGGGCACGTACGACGCCATTCCGGAGCGGCTGCGCGAGGCCGTCGGGCCCAAGACGCGGGCGATCATGATGGCGCACACCCTGGGCAACCCCTTCGATCTGGACACGGTGCAGGAGTTGTGCGACCAACATGGCCTGTGGCTGGTCGAGGACTCCTGCGACGCGCTCGGTTCGACCTACGACGGCAAACGAACCGGCAGTTTCGGCGATACCGCGACCGTGAGCTTTTACCCCGCGCACCACATCACCACCGGGGAGGGTGGCGCCGTGTTCGTCAAGTCGGCGTTGGTCCGCAAGCAGGTCGAGTCGTTTCGAGACTGGGGCCGGGACTGCTACTGCGCGCCGGGCAAGGACAACACCTGCCAGAAGCGGTTCGAGTGGCAACTCGGGGATCTGCCCAAGGGCTACGACCACAAGTACATCTACAGCCACATCGGCTACAACCTGAAGGCCACCGACATGCAGGCCGCGCTGGGGCTATCGCAGTTGGCCAAGCTCGACGGGTTCGTGCAGGCCCGCAAGGAGAACTTCGACTACCTCACCGCGCGGCTGTCGGGCATCGAGGGGCTCATCCTGCCGGTTGCGACGGCCAAGTCGAACCCGTCGTGGTTCGGCTTCCCGATCACCCTCCATCCCGAGCATCCGGTGGACCGCACCAAGTTCATGCAGTTCCTCGACGAGCGCAAGATCGGCTTCCGCCAGTTGTTCGCCGGCAACTTGGTCAAGCAGCCGGCCTACCGCGACGTCGACTTCCGGATGGTGGGCGATCTGACCAACACCGACATCGTGATGAACCGGACGTTCTGGGTGGGCACGTTCCCGGGCCTGACCCGGCCGATGCTTGACTTCGTGGCCGATTCGATCGGGGAATACATGGCCCGGGCCGCGCGGTAG
- a CDS encoding GtrA family protein, whose translation MTEFDLPPEAAPPGPLMRLIHDQRVAFLVVGGINTVIGFAIFIACSETIGQAIDHRYGTVAGSLVTVIITHVLAVLSAFVMHRRFVFHVRGHVLRDLVRFWSVYLTAGAINIVALPVLVELGLHRIPAQVIIVACTTLLSYFGHRYFSFRRSAADTWDEKSHT comes from the coding sequence ATGACTGAATTCGACCTGCCGCCCGAAGCCGCACCGCCGGGGCCGCTGATGCGGCTCATCCACGACCAGCGCGTGGCATTTCTGGTGGTTGGAGGGATCAACACCGTCATCGGCTTCGCGATCTTCATCGCCTGTTCGGAGACCATAGGCCAGGCGATCGACCACCGATACGGCACGGTGGCCGGGTCGCTGGTGACCGTCATCATCACGCATGTGCTGGCCGTGCTGTCCGCGTTCGTGATGCATCGGCGGTTCGTTTTTCACGTCCGCGGCCATGTGCTGCGTGACCTTGTGCGCTTTTGGAGTGTCTACCTCACCGCGGGGGCCATCAACATTGTCGCCTTGCCCGTGCTGGTCGAGCTGGGCCTACACCGCATCCCCGCGCAAGTAATCATCGTGGCGTGCACCACGCTGCTGAGCTACTTCGGCCACCGATATTTCTCGTTCCGGCGCAGCGCCGCCGACACTTGGGACGAGAAGTCACATACATAG
- the rfbF gene encoding glucose-1-phosphate cytidylyltransferase produces MKAVLLAGGLGTRMREETEFRPKPMVEVGGRPVLWHIMKILGHYGISEFVVCTGYKSEYIKSYFSNYGVSNLDFTITLGDQSSIQYHGSHDEFNWRVTVADTGLSTMTGGRIKRIQKYVGEETFLCTYGDGIADVEIPALLQFHRAHGKVATVTATQPMSRFGVIDLEQDGAVAKFREKPKTDDWINIGYFVFEPAVFDYLDGDETVLEDKPLRRLAEDHQIAAFPHRGFWQPMDTFRESQLLNNLWNSGNPPWKVWE; encoded by the coding sequence ATGAAAGCCGTACTGCTAGCGGGCGGTCTGGGCACGCGAATGCGTGAGGAGACCGAGTTCCGCCCCAAACCGATGGTCGAGGTGGGCGGGCGACCGGTGCTGTGGCACATCATGAAAATCCTTGGCCACTACGGTATTTCCGAGTTCGTGGTGTGCACCGGCTACAAGAGCGAATACATCAAGAGCTACTTCTCCAACTATGGGGTGTCCAATCTCGACTTCACCATCACCCTTGGTGACCAGTCGAGCATCCAATACCACGGCTCGCACGACGAATTCAACTGGCGGGTGACCGTCGCCGACACCGGCCTGAGCACGATGACCGGCGGCCGGATCAAACGCATCCAGAAGTACGTGGGGGAGGAGACGTTCCTGTGCACCTACGGCGACGGTATCGCCGATGTTGAGATCCCCGCGTTGCTGCAGTTCCACCGCGCCCATGGCAAGGTCGCCACCGTGACGGCCACCCAGCCGATGAGCCGGTTCGGGGTTATCGACCTGGAGCAGGATGGTGCGGTCGCCAAGTTCCGGGAGAAACCGAAGACGGACGACTGGATCAACATCGGCTACTTTGTTTTCGAACCGGCCGTGTTCGACTACCTGGACGGCGACGAGACCGTACTCGAGGACAAGCCGCTGCGGCGCCTGGCCGAGGACCACCAGATCGCCGCTTTCCCGCACCGTGGGTTCTGGCAGCCGATGGACACCTTCCGGGAGTCGCAATTGCTGAACAACCTCTGGAACAGTGGAAATCCGCCTTGGAAAGTGTGGGAGTAG
- a CDS encoding thiamine pyrophosphate-binding protein, which produces MTAPAKYGDQLIDWLVGAGYTHCFFVAGGNIMHLLDSVRTRMVCVPFVHEVGAAIAVEYFNASRDQGSGRALLLVTAGPGITNALTGIAGAWQESRELLVVGGQVKSSDLSRGTVRQRGIQEIDGVELVSSVIKRALRIERPIARDAILEAVLDGRTPRQGPVFLEVCLDAQAAPPLPGQHPVAIPEAAAVPEVPATDVHRVAAWLQESERPVILVGGGVSRGGVRALGERTVAAGIPLMTTWNGTDRVPTEHPLYAGRPNTWGQRAANILIQQADLVIAIGTRLGLQQTGFAWEQFVPVGRVVQVDIDAAELDKGHPRVDLPLRGDADRFLAALYAARLGDPSQWQAWREFIAAVRAELPLNDPQNVTAPGFVEPYEFAMRLCEMAGPDAIVLPCSSGGAASVSMQALQLRAQQKLIGNKSLASMGYGLSGAIGVALANPGRQVFLSEGDGGFAQNLQELGTLAATAANVKVFLLNNDGYASIRMTQRNYFNGAWIGCDEQTGLGLPNWEDLARAYRIPFARLDAESGLDDESVRGLLDADGPVLIEVPIDPDQTYYPKISSAVQPDGSMRSNPLHRMSPDLPDDVAERVLVHLKVPVPQT; this is translated from the coding sequence ATGACCGCACCTGCCAAATACGGCGACCAGCTCATCGACTGGTTGGTGGGCGCCGGCTACACGCATTGCTTCTTCGTCGCGGGCGGCAACATCATGCATCTGCTCGACTCGGTGCGCACCCGGATGGTATGCGTGCCGTTCGTGCACGAGGTAGGCGCGGCCATCGCGGTGGAGTACTTCAACGCCTCCCGTGACCAGGGCAGCGGCCGAGCCCTCCTTCTGGTGACGGCAGGTCCAGGGATCACCAATGCGCTGACCGGCATCGCGGGTGCCTGGCAGGAGAGTCGCGAACTGCTGGTCGTGGGCGGGCAGGTCAAGAGCAGCGATCTAAGCCGCGGCACGGTGCGCCAGCGCGGTATCCAGGAAATCGACGGCGTGGAGTTGGTGAGCAGCGTCATCAAACGGGCTCTGCGAATCGAGCGGCCGATCGCCCGCGACGCCATCCTTGAGGCGGTGCTCGACGGCCGCACCCCCCGCCAGGGGCCGGTGTTCCTCGAAGTCTGCCTGGATGCCCAGGCCGCGCCCCCGCTGCCGGGGCAGCACCCCGTCGCGATCCCGGAGGCGGCCGCTGTCCCGGAGGTGCCTGCCACCGACGTGCACCGGGTCGCCGCTTGGCTGCAAGAATCGGAGCGCCCGGTCATCTTGGTCGGTGGCGGGGTGAGCCGCGGAGGGGTGCGCGCGCTGGGGGAGCGCACGGTAGCCGCCGGGATCCCGCTGATGACCACCTGGAACGGGACCGACCGGGTTCCGACCGAACACCCGTTGTACGCCGGGCGGCCCAACACCTGGGGGCAGCGCGCCGCCAACATCCTCATCCAACAGGCCGACCTGGTGATCGCCATCGGCACCCGGCTGGGGCTGCAGCAAACCGGATTCGCCTGGGAACAGTTCGTGCCCGTCGGGCGAGTGGTCCAGGTCGACATCGATGCCGCCGAGCTCGACAAGGGACATCCACGCGTCGACTTGCCTCTGCGGGGGGATGCCGACCGATTCCTGGCCGCCCTGTACGCGGCCCGCCTCGGCGATCCCAGCCAGTGGCAGGCGTGGCGGGAGTTCATCGCGGCGGTGCGCGCCGAGCTGCCGCTCAACGACCCGCAGAACGTCACCGCCCCCGGATTTGTAGAGCCATACGAGTTCGCGATGCGGTTGTGCGAGATGGCGGGACCGGACGCCATCGTGCTGCCGTGCAGCAGCGGCGGTGCCGCGAGCGTGTCGATGCAGGCTCTCCAACTGCGCGCCCAGCAGAAGCTCATCGGCAACAAGTCGCTGGCGAGCATGGGCTACGGCTTGTCCGGGGCGATCGGAGTGGCGCTGGCCAACCCGGGTCGCCAAGTCTTCCTCAGCGAGGGCGACGGCGGGTTTGCTCAGAATCTTCAGGAGCTCGGCACGCTTGCGGCCACCGCGGCAAACGTCAAGGTCTTCTTGCTCAACAATGATGGCTATGCGTCGATCAGGATGACGCAGCGCAACTACTTCAACGGCGCCTGGATCGGCTGCGACGAGCAGACCGGGCTGGGCCTGCCGAACTGGGAGGATCTGGCGCGGGCCTACCGGATCCCGTTTGCCCGGCTCGATGCGGAATCCGGTCTGGACGACGAGTCTGTGCGCGGTCTGCTGGATGCGGATGGTCCCGTGCTGATCGAGGTGCCGATCGACCCCGACCAGACCTATTACCCGAAGATCAGCTCGGCGGTGCAACCTGACGGCTCGATGCGGTCGAACCCGCTGCACCGGATGAGTCCCGACCTGCCGGACGATGTTGCGGAGCGGGTTCTCGTCCATCTGAAGGTGCCGGTCCCACAGACCTGA
- the meaB gene encoding methylmalonyl Co-A mutase-associated GTPase MeaB: MTSQNDDTVAELATAVRGGDRAALPRAITLVESTRADHREQAQQLLLTLLPDSGNAHRVGITGVPGAGKSTTIEALGMHLIGRGHRVAVLAVDPSSTRTGGSILGDKTRMSRLATHPDAYIRPSPTSGTLGGVAKATRETIVLLEAAGFDVILIETVGVGQSEVAVANMVDTFVLLTLARTGDQLQGIKKGVLELADIVVVNKADGEHRKEARLAARELSAAMRLIHPRETLWRPPVLTMSAVEGNGLAELWDAVERHRRVLTEAGEFATRRRDQQVDWTWQLVRDAVLDRVLSNPAVRKIRAELERQVRAGELTPALAAQQILKIATS, encoded by the coding sequence ATGACATCCCAAAACGACGACACGGTAGCGGAATTGGCCACGGCGGTGCGCGGCGGCGACCGCGCCGCGTTGCCGCGGGCCATCACGCTGGTGGAGTCCACCCGAGCTGACCACCGGGAGCAGGCGCAACAGCTGTTGCTGACATTGCTGCCGGATTCCGGAAACGCCCACCGGGTCGGCATTACCGGCGTGCCGGGCGCGGGCAAGTCGACCACAATCGAGGCGCTCGGCATGCACCTGATCGGGCGGGGGCATCGGGTCGCGGTGCTGGCGGTCGACCCGTCGTCCACCCGCACCGGCGGATCGATTCTCGGCGACAAGACCCGGATGTCGCGGCTGGCAACGCATCCCGACGCCTACATCAGGCCGTCGCCGACCTCGGGCACCTTGGGCGGTGTGGCAAAGGCCACTCGGGAGACGATTGTCTTGTTGGAGGCGGCCGGTTTTGACGTGATCCTGATCGAAACCGTCGGTGTCGGCCAGTCCGAAGTTGCGGTGGCCAACATGGTCGACACCTTCGTGTTGTTGACCCTGGCCCGCACCGGCGATCAGTTGCAGGGCATCAAAAAAGGTGTGTTGGAGCTCGCCGACATCGTGGTGGTGAACAAGGCCGATGGCGAGCACCGGAAAGAGGCGCGGCTGGCCGCGCGGGAGCTTTCCGCCGCGATGAGATTGATCCACCCACGTGAAACGCTTTGGCGGCCACCGGTCCTCACCATGAGCGCGGTGGAGGGGAACGGCCTGGCGGAATTGTGGGATGCGGTCGAACGGCACCGCCGGGTGCTCACCGAGGCCGGCGAGTTCGCAACCCGTCGGCGCGATCAACAGGTCGACTGGACCTGGCAGCTGGTTCGCGACGCCGTGCTGGACCGGGTGCTGTCCAACCCGGCGGTGCGCAAAATCCGCGCCGAGCTCGAACGTCAGGTCCGGGCGGGGGAGCTGACCCCGGCTCTGGCGGCCCAGCAAATACTGAAGATCGCGACGTCCTAA
- the rfbG gene encoding CDP-glucose 4,6-dehydratase codes for MHYLITGHTGFKGPWLTLLLLHRGHRVSGLALDPAGGSLFNRAGLADLLVSDLRVDIRDAGATTAAVSAVAPDVVVHMAAQSLVRESYRNPRYTYETNAFGTLNVLEAVAATPSVRAHLVVTTDKVYRNTDQEAGYVETDPLGGDDPYSASKAMADLLAQSWIRSFPGAPTAIVRAGNVIGGGDVSPERLMPDLVAAFADGRAPLLRFPGAVRPWQHVLDCLNGYLTLADALLAGSGLGQWNFGPGRDSFVEVGQVATLAAELWGGGAHWELDSGNHPHEANLLALDASKARRELGWRNRLGFRDAVAWTIDWHRRVYAGADPLTLTREQITTFEGLE; via the coding sequence GTGCACTATTTGATCACCGGGCATACCGGGTTCAAAGGACCCTGGCTGACGCTGCTGCTGCTGCACCGTGGGCACCGGGTATCCGGTCTGGCCCTCGACCCGGCCGGCGGTAGCCTGTTCAACCGGGCGGGGCTTGCCGACCTGCTTGTTTCCGATCTGCGGGTGGACATCCGCGACGCCGGGGCTACCACCGCCGCGGTGTCGGCGGTGGCCCCGGATGTCGTGGTGCACATGGCCGCCCAGTCGCTGGTTCGCGAGTCGTATCGCAACCCGCGCTACACCTACGAGACCAACGCCTTCGGGACGCTGAACGTGTTGGAGGCCGTCGCCGCCACCCCGTCGGTGCGCGCGCACCTCGTCGTCACCACCGACAAGGTCTACCGCAACACCGACCAGGAGGCCGGTTACGTCGAAACCGACCCACTCGGCGGCGACGATCCCTACAGCGCGTCGAAGGCGATGGCCGATCTGCTGGCCCAGTCCTGGATTCGCAGCTTTCCCGGCGCTCCCACCGCCATCGTCCGCGCCGGCAACGTCATCGGCGGCGGCGACGTCAGCCCCGAGCGGCTGATGCCCGACCTGGTGGCCGCCTTCGCGGACGGCAGGGCGCCGCTGCTGCGGTTCCCTGGCGCGGTGCGGCCGTGGCAGCACGTCCTCGACTGCCTCAACGGCTACCTCACCCTTGCCGACGCGCTGCTGGCCGGTTCCGGGTTAGGCCAGTGGAACTTCGGGCCGGGCCGCGACAGCTTCGTCGAGGTCGGCCAGGTGGCCACGCTGGCCGCCGAACTGTGGGGCGGCGGCGCGCACTGGGAGCTCGACAGCGGGAACCATCCCCACGAGGCGAACCTGCTGGCCCTCGACGCCTCCAAGGCGCGGCGCGAACTGGGCTGGCGCAATCGGCTCGGCTTCCGAGACGCCGTGGCGTGGACGATCGATTGGCACCGGCGCGTGTACGCCGGCGCCGACCCGCTTACCCTGACCCGGGAGCAGATCACCACATTCGAAGGCCTCGAATGA
- a CDS encoding glycosyltransferase family 2 protein, protein MGVKKKIAVIAPAYNESECVEELARQLAAVFDSEPAYDFEAIIVENGSTDDTMDKLLAIRAADPRFKILQLARNFRMDGGLTAGLNAVDADAVVLMTADLQDPPTFIPELIRKWEEGYENVYGVVTQRRGTGPIRRMNSVLFYWLAGKLTNERITKNASDFRLVDRKVYEAVRAMDERNRFVRGLFSWVGFKSIGIPMVRPPRFAGESKAHSLGVIDLAFKGIFAHSYLPLRLITITGFLLSFIAAVTVCVLAWRFLFYGVPFPGFGSLICVMLIGFGVVTLLLGVVGEYLALIYEEAKQRPNFVVTRKVGL, encoded by the coding sequence GTGGGAGTCAAGAAGAAGATCGCCGTGATCGCCCCTGCCTACAACGAAAGCGAATGCGTCGAGGAGCTGGCCCGCCAATTGGCGGCGGTGTTCGACTCCGAACCTGCCTACGACTTCGAGGCGATCATCGTGGAAAACGGATCGACCGATGACACCATGGACAAGCTGCTTGCCATTCGAGCGGCCGACCCGCGGTTCAAGATCTTGCAACTGGCCCGCAACTTCCGGATGGACGGCGGGCTGACCGCCGGGTTGAACGCGGTCGACGCCGACGCCGTCGTGCTGATGACCGCCGACCTGCAGGACCCGCCCACGTTCATTCCCGAGCTGATCCGCAAGTGGGAGGAGGGCTACGAGAACGTCTACGGGGTGGTGACCCAGCGGCGGGGGACCGGCCCCATCCGCAGGATGAATTCCGTGCTGTTCTACTGGTTGGCGGGGAAGCTCACCAACGAGCGAATCACGAAGAATGCCAGTGACTTCCGCTTGGTCGACCGCAAGGTCTACGAGGCGGTTCGCGCGATGGATGAGCGCAACCGGTTCGTCCGGGGTCTGTTCTCCTGGGTCGGTTTCAAGTCGATCGGAATACCGATGGTGCGCCCGCCGCGCTTCGCCGGCGAGTCCAAGGCGCACAGCCTGGGCGTCATCGACCTGGCATTCAAGGGCATCTTTGCGCACTCCTACCTGCCGCTGCGGCTCATCACCATCACCGGCTTTTTGTTGAGTTTCATCGCGGCCGTCACCGTGTGCGTGCTCGCGTGGCGCTTCCTGTTCTACGGCGTGCCCTTCCCCGGGTTCGGTTCGCTGATCTGCGTCATGCTGATCGGCTTCGGGGTGGTCACGCTGCTCCTTGGGGTTGTCGGTGAGTACCTCGCGCTCATCTACGAGGAGGCCAAACAGCGACCCAACTTCGTCGTCACCAGGAAGGTCGGTCTATGA
- the lipL gene encoding esterase/beta-lactamase LipL has product MKVDNGVDRRVVPVRDGPDAGHRVFGAADSHFACVVRAFSSMFPGRRLGGGALAVYLDGQPVVDVWKGWADRDGKVPWSADSAPMVFSATKGMTATVIHRLADRGLIDYETPVAEYWPAFAANGKSALTVRDVMRHQAGLSGLRGATQEDLLDHAVMEERLAAAAPGRLLGKPAYHALTFGWLMSGLARAVTGKDMRVLFREELAEPLDSDGFHLGRPPADAPTRVAEVVMPQDIAANPVLTCVVRRVAHRFSGGFRSIYFPGIIAAVQGDAPLLDAEIPAANGVVTARALARMYGAIANGGMIDGSQFLSPELVAGLTGQRRIRPDRNLLVPLNFHLGYHSVPIGNVMPGFGHVGMGGSVGWTDPKTRVAFALVHNRLLTPLVMTDHAGFVGIYHLIRQAAAKARKRGYQPVTGLRAAFSEPGAVAG; this is encoded by the coding sequence GTGAAGGTTGACAACGGAGTCGATCGCCGCGTAGTTCCTGTCCGAGATGGCCCTGACGCAGGCCATCGCGTGTTCGGCGCGGCGGACTCACATTTTGCTTGCGTCGTCCGTGCCTTTTCGAGCATGTTCCCCGGGCGCCGGCTCGGCGGCGGGGCGCTGGCGGTCTATCTCGACGGGCAACCCGTCGTCGACGTGTGGAAGGGGTGGGCTGACCGGGACGGCAAGGTGCCGTGGTCGGCAGATTCCGCCCCGATGGTGTTCTCGGCCACCAAGGGCATGACCGCCACGGTCATCCACCGGCTGGCCGATCGGGGGCTGATCGACTACGAAACCCCCGTTGCCGAGTATTGGCCGGCGTTCGCGGCCAACGGCAAGTCCGCACTCACCGTTCGCGACGTGATGCGGCACCAAGCCGGCCTCTCCGGACTGCGCGGCGCGACGCAGGAAGACTTGCTGGATCACGCGGTAATGGAAGAGCGGCTGGCGGCGGCGGCGCCCGGACGGTTGCTGGGCAAACCGGCGTATCACGCGCTGACGTTCGGCTGGCTGATGTCGGGCCTTGCCCGGGCGGTCACCGGAAAGGACATGCGGGTGTTGTTCCGCGAGGAACTCGCCGAGCCGTTGGACAGCGACGGCTTTCACCTGGGCCGGCCGCCGGCCGACGCGCCGACGAGGGTCGCCGAGGTCGTCATGCCGCAAGATATCGCCGCCAATCCCGTCCTTACCTGTGTGGTGCGCAGGGTCGCCCATCGGTTCTCCGGCGGATTCCGCTCCATTTACTTCCCCGGCATCATCGCGGCCGTCCAAGGCGACGCACCGTTGCTGGACGCCGAGATCCCGGCGGCCAACGGAGTCGTGACGGCCCGAGCGCTGGCCCGGATGTACGGAGCGATTGCCAACGGCGGAATGATCGACGGCAGCCAGTTCTTGTCACCGGAGCTGGTCGCCGGCCTGACCGGCCAGCGGCGAATTCGGCCCGACCGGAATCTCCTGGTGCCCTTGAATTTTCACCTGGGCTACCACAGCGTGCCGATCGGGAACGTGATGCCAGGGTTTGGTCACGTCGGGATGGGCGGCTCGGTCGGCTGGACCGATCCCAAGACCCGGGTGGCGTTCGCCTTGGTGCACAACCGGCTGCTGACCCCGTTGGTGATGACCGACCACGCCGGTTTCGTCGGTATCTACCACCTGATCAGGCAGGCCGCCGCCAAGGCCCGCAAACGCGGATACCAGCCGGTGACCGGTTTGAGAGCGGCCTTCTCCGAGCCGGGAGCCGTGGCGGGCTGA